In the genome of Mauremys mutica isolate MM-2020 ecotype Southern chromosome 8, ASM2049712v1, whole genome shotgun sequence, one region contains:
- the LOC123376353 gene encoding homeobox protein Nkx-2.5-like has protein sequence MFPSPVTTTPFSVKDILNLEQHQTGLASMELSTLSSSSSSCMLSTFKQETYTAETTALPELSEKQTQSHPSKNSTTFPSSFYVKNYMEVDSAKDSKVDKKELCSLHKTLEQEKGGLEDPERPRQRKRRKPRVLFSQAQVYELERRFKQQKYLSAPERDHLANVLKLTSTQVKIWFQNRRYKCKRQRQDQTLEMVGIPPPRRIAVPVLVRDGKPCLGESSPYSSSYNVSINPYSYNAYPAYTNYNSSACNANYNCNYPSMQTMQPAAAGNNFMNFSVGDLNSVQTPIPQGNAGISTLHGIRAW, from the exons ATGTTTCCTAGTCCTGTGACTACTACGCCCTTTTCTGTCAAGGATATTTTGAATCTGGAGCAGCATCAGACTGGCCTGGCTTCGATGGAGCTCTCcactctgtcctcctcctcctcctcctgcatgcTGTCAACCTTCAAACAGGAGACGTACACGGCAGAGACGACAGCCCTCCCTGAACTCAGTGAGAAGCAGACTCAGAGTCACCCTTCCAAAAACTCCACCACCTTCCCCAGCTCCTTCTATGTTAAAAACTACATGGAAGTGGACTCGGCCAAGGACTCGAAAGTGGACAAGAAAG AACTGTGCTCCCTTCACAAGACCCTGGAACAGGAGAAAGGGGGCTTGGAGGACCCAGAGCGCCCCAGacaaaggaaaaggagaaaaCCCCGCGTCCTCTTCTCTCAAGCTCAAGTCTATGAACTGGAGAGAAGGTTCAAGCAACAGAAGTATCTCTCGGCCCCCGAGAGAGACCATTTAGCAAACGTCCTAAAGCTCACCTCCACCCAGGTCAAAATTTGGTTCCAGAATAGAAGGTATAAATGCAAAAGGCAGagacaggatcagaccctagAAATGGTCGGGATCCCTCCACCACGGAGGATAGCCGTGCCTGTTCTGGTAAGAGATGGAAAGCCCTGCTTAGGGGAATCTTCCCCCTACAGTTCATCCTACAATGTCAGCATTAACCCCTATAGCTACAATGCCTACCCTGCTTACACGAATTACAACAGCTCAGCCTGCAATGCCAACTACAATTGCAACTACCCTTCCATGCAGACCATGCAGCCTGCTGCAGCTGGCAACAATTTCATGAACTTCAGCGTAGGGGACTTGAATTCAGTGCAAACACCGATTCCGCAGGGTAACGCAGGGATTTCCACGTTGCATGGGATCAGAGCCTGGTAG